In Cryptomeria japonica chromosome 1, Sugi_1.0, whole genome shotgun sequence, the sequence CCTTAATTTGAATTTCATGATAACCCAATCTAAGATCTAACTTTGTCAAAAAACATAGCCCCATTCAATTCATCTAGTAAATCATCAATGAATGGAATAGGAAACATATCTTTGATGGTGTACATCTTGATCATTCTATAGTTTGGGAAAATGTGCCATGTTTCATCCTTCCTATGCACCATTACTATTGGTGAGGTGTAAGCACTCTAGCCATGCTTGGTAATTGTTGCTTCTAGCATCtgttaaaattatattttcaatcTCACTTTTTATGTATATATGGGTACCTATAAGGCCTAATGTTGGGTGGATGGTTTCCTAGAACTAGTTGTATGGCATGATCATGATCCCTATTAGGGACAATTCCTTTAGGGACAATCCCTTTAGGAATCTCTTCAAAAACCACTGGGTGATGATCTATAATTTCTTATAAATATGGATGGATAGAGGCATTTGATTGAAAGGCTTCCAAAGAAAATAATTCCAGGCTACAAATCTACCATCTCCTTCTTAAGAAACTTTTGTAGTTTATGAGATCTTACCAACTATGGGGATTTTTCACATAATCCTCTTCACTCAAGTGTCCTTCCTTTTCATTGAAATCTCATGAATAGTTCCTAGATGTTCATCTCAATTGTTCCCAAGGTGGTAAGCCACTATACTCCCACAAAAATATCTACTACCCCCATGAAAATAAGATACATTGGGCAATCAAGATAACAATATCCCTTGGGTAATCTAATGTTTTGGCATTTCCCATAACAACTAATAGTGTCTCCATAAAAAATAAAGACCTAAAACTCTAGAGCTAGATATATAAAGCAATTTAGATGTGTAGCCAACTTTTTGTTGATGAATTTGAGTACTTCCTGAGTCTATTAACACTATTACTATCTCTTTTTAGAAACATGCTACTTTGAGTGTTTGTGGGGCAATAAAACCAACAAGTGCATGACAAGAAATGATTGGTTGATAATTTTGTGGTTCCTCATTGGATGCCTTGTACCTAATattggttcttcctcttcttcttcaataggACCGTTAATATAGAACAActtattttcattgcatttatGTCCTCAACTGTATTtgctatcacaattaaaacataaaCCTTTTTCTCTCTTCTCCTCAATCTGTTGTGGTGTTAGTGAGATGAGAAAGAGAACATGTTGAGAATCATTTCTCCCTTATCCCACTAACTTCTTACCTTctagaaatgaaatatttttccCCCACCTTGTGTGCTAAGATAAAAGACTCATTTGTAGAGTTAGGATTAAACATGTGTACCTCATGTTGAATGTGATCCTTGAGATGAAGCAAAAATAAGTCATTTGAGTTCTCCTTTGTAATTGTATCCACACTCATAGatatattttgaaattgttgaatgtaaTCCTTTTATAGATCCTATTTATTGAAGTTTAGCTAGGATATAAATATCATTATTTGACTTGTAGAAAATATCTCCCACTTATCAATTGAGAATTTTAGCTAGCTAACTAAAGAAGTTGTTACTCATACTATTGTTATATTGTGATTATAGCTCCTTTATAAAAACTGACCATGAGATTGCGAGACAATTTTTCTATCATTGAGTGTAGAGCCACCAATACCAAATGAATTTCCTCTAGATATAAGGATTCCATAGTCACCTTTTGTCCACTTGGTATTTGATCCAAATCAgaaaaatctcaatttaatttatcCACGTTAGTGGATCTTTGCCATCAAACTTGGGCATATTCATTTTTGGTATCCAATTCTTAGATCCCGAATGAATATTAGAATTTTTATCAAGATTAGCTAACTTGGAAGATTCGTGTTCATTGCTTGAGACATCCTTTCGTGGTCCATCTATATAAATACCTAAAATGCTTTGTATATTCCATATATCTCATTGCAACCAATAGATATCCCTCTTCACTAATGAAaattttgttaggataaccgatgaacaattgagaggagatgggagggggtgaatcagttgttaacagattatgaaactttaagaacacaaaaccttttaccagaatgtataaaccaaataccaaaatagcagatatatcaattaaacatAGACATAAATCagaaaccaaataccatgcatccacaacacataacaccaagatttgtgcatggaaacctcggtaaagggaaaaaccacggtgggaagcctacccacagtcagataatacttctacaataagtatgtgattacaataaggggcttgcacatgcaggaaggccaacaacctagagcgcacttatCATCACAAAGGAGCgtcactgactacaaaaaaaatccagactacaatccagaaataagaatgaattgcaagaatagcatctcctatgcctaagtacagctctggttaagctcaataccagaggtgttaaacctcttacacaaacccaattcgatcacctatgatcgaccaaaccttctgcatatgattacaactttattcacacacagataatcctttttcccataccacgatctacaaagagatcttacatcatatttataccaacccaggacctaaacaattaggtcggccacctaaaagataatacaataaatccattacataaacctgcaaatcaatgataaaccaagtcgtcctaaaaccgaaacaacattaaccaaacaataaatccaaccagtaatgcatcgggagcatccgccaacacgttacataaactagtccataacctagcagaataagaacggacctaaaataggtcgccataagccaaatgaaataccaccaatcatctGGAACACGAACATaataaccattagcatcctaaaaaccttctagaagccgcattaacaccacttatcaaattcatcaaaagatcttcaaaaatgctctgtcggtaaaacccttaccggtaaccaaaaggcttactagaacatatgatagcttccggatcaccatatcccaaaccaactgagtgtgacaagcatcagaatgacatgaatgaccaaaccaaaccaattccaccaatcagaatatatcaaagacaaatctcctgattgtcatcaaagtccaaccactctattggaatctggtagacaaccaaagaagctagtgttgacatcaatgacaaacatcaatgcaacacataatcaattcctccaaatttccaacaacttCTTCCTTAACTTTGTTGATTTCCTCATTGGGGATAACATCCTCAATCATTCACTCATCCTTATTAGGAGATTTTCATGGTGTGACAAAATTGTTTTTGCCTCTTGTAGAAGGATAATTATAATTTTGCAATATATCACACAAATAAAATCTAAATGATCTCAAACTTTTAGTATCTTTCTAGGACCAAAATAACACTTACAAAGAAAAATCTTCGTAAAATTTGTATATTTGCAACCTTGAGAGTGAAATTCTTGGAATCATTAATTTTGGAATAGATCATTTGTTTCTACtccaatttctttgaaatttttatgtATAGACTCTTTAATGACCTCCTTAAAAACCCTTtaaaaattagaaatgaattcactAAGATTTAGGAGATATATGCTTCACAAAAAAATTGAGCAAAAACTCTAATTCTGCAATAAATCACTCAATCCTACTCCAATTCCTTGGAAATTTGGATTCAAGATGATTCCATATGTTATTAAAAGacattccaaaaataaaataaaaattaaattacccacatttgAAAGATGTGTGATTTGCAAAATGAcctccaaaattgaaaaaaaaaatgacttGTCTTCACAATGCCAAGATCATGCTCTAATACTGCTTGTTATGAAATAACTTGCACAAATGAGGGAGATAATATGAAATATGTTGCAAATGTTCTATAATACCTTAAAACAACAAGCCACTTCAAGGGGGTGAACCTCCAAATATCTCCAATGAGAGTACATGTCACAATATTGTGATGAAATAAGACTACCTCCTATGCATACCCTACTTATGCTTAAGATATCACCTGGGCCAACTTAAATATGTCTATATAGGCCTTACGCCAACCTAAATAACTAAATAGtaatatattaatgataatatgACTTAATTAGGAATTAAAGAAGCTACATGCTGACTATTCATAACCTTAAGTATACTCTAGGATTAAGAGTGTAGCAGATTCGAGTGTAGGAAATGTAAATAAAAATAATGAACTTAGCTCTATAATTGAAGATGTCAAAAGGAATGAAGAATATCTAGACCTAATATGTCTTGAATTTGAGACTTTCTAATTCAAATTGGTAAACCACTATGAATCAAAATGTTATGGCAACTTTATGAAAAGACAAACCCAATTGTCAAGGATAAATCTATTACTACAAACTTATTTTGCACCTATGAGCTCAATCTATATAATTTATAGACTTTTTCTTCACTTTTCTTAAGATGTCTAAATTTCCTCTATGCTCCCTAATATTATATGGTTGAAAGTATTGATGAATACCTTCATCGGGTTGTCATCTAATTAAGCCATGAGTGCATTTCACCTTGATCAACTTTTTGAATTTGACAATATCAAAAGCAACACTATTTGATTATGCAAATACATCTAGAATGATTGTGCGACACATCAATTGAAATGTGTGGTTGCAAATAATATCTGAATTATTCAATGATTAAGTTGAATGCATTGAGTGCCTTTAAATACAAAGCGCATAGCAACATATCATGTAAACTTGTGTTTAGTCAACCCTAGGTAGGAAGGGTAAAGGAGCTAGATCATAATGGGATAACATGTCGAAGAGAATAAGTGTGACTATAGGAGCAATAAATAGGTGGATTGGACAAATGTATGAAAGGTGTTGTGCAAATGAAAAAGGGAATAAGTAGTAGTTGTGTAGAAATATGGGTGATGGAGTAGGTAGGTTATATAGGGCAAGAATGGTGACTTTGCACAAGCTTGTGTCGTCTGTTGAAATGTCTATCTAGCAAAACACTCCTCTCAAAATAAGTATGTAAATTTGaccattaaaatattatattaaaaattaacCACCTCACACACATAGCACTTATGAAAAGTAAAtatactattttaaaaaaaaaattgccatttaTTGTTAACagagagaaaaatatgaaaaaataaaatgatGTAATTGATTTTTTATAAGGTTAAAATTATATAACGACTATTCTAAATTAAAAATACACTTACATTAGATTAAAAAATACATTTAATTACTCTTTGTACAAACTAAACATTCCTTTAAAAACACAATTTAACATAATAAATTTTATTGAAGAGAAATAATTCTTAATTTTgattggataagaaactaaaaattATTGAAATACATGGATGCCACAGTAACTTCTGCCTGTCAGGAACCAGAAAAACATGGGACTTTATAGTTCAAAAGTGGCAATTATAATGAGAACTTTGATCCCACAAGCAACCATAACATGATAGAGTGATAAACACAATCCACAAAAAAGTCCAGGTACTTAATTGCAAAGTTGCAGGTTTCtgactgtatgcgggaaaagtgggtcgatagaactcaatatatgaaaaatgttccaaaatacctgtccacacacacacaggacttcttggtgcaagctatggagtaacgaagtattactcagcttcccaaggttggtcccatggttctctatcttacaatgtccctcaaaccaatgtttttgctctcagatcactgagcaaaatggtttaaggatgacaaatgcaagaacgagggatgctttgatagatcttagaatgaaatgcatcctaagctatgcatgattctagaaatgcaataaactagatgataagatgacaaggttagtataaatactatcctaacatgatatattagtctatgattgaagctaatgataaagaaaatattctaaacatgcatatttagactaatttctaatttaaaagaggctaaatgatgagcataaaaatgatatgaaagcttgaatgtatttgagcataagtatgatactacaaatttggaggatgattcaaaatagaggaatgagagctctatttatagcaaaaacagggcaatggatggtcaagggttgagtttgaaagttggggatccatatttgccatttgcaccaatgaaatggtgacaagtgtcaacatagggttgggttgagagaagggtttggaagcattaaatgcctgagaagaccttagggttatctattgggtaagggtcaagcttaagttaggattacccactggattaagagttaatccaaggataaacctttgtacaaatgattaagagataatcatggtcaaagctttAAAGGCTTGACCATGCCATATAATGCCATTCAATGAAATTTTGGGCATGTTTGATGAGATATTAATGTCTATATTCATATTGGGTATGTTGGGCATGTGTTGGTGAACTTTCTGGATTGATTATTTCGATGTTCAATCTATAACAACGTGTTTTCAGTCCATTAACAGATCCGTACTAGTCTTCCAATCATCTATTTCAAGATATAATATTGTTATTCTCAAAGTTGGGTGAGTTTCCTTTACATTGGTCATTGCATTGGGTATTTTAAGAGTAAACTCATATTAACAATTGTATCAGCAACCAACCTTCTTACCATGATGTTTATGATGCCTATGTGCTAACTTTTAATGCTACAAATGGTCTTACCGCTAGAAGCAATTGTTTACATGTGCTCAATATTGTTAACACTGGAAAGTAGTACCGCCAatgaattgatttggttcattttgttgatATTTAACCCATTGAACAAGTGGTTTCTTGTAATCACCCACCCACTGGATAAACAGGAGGAGCTTGttatttaatttcaattatttaaacTTTCACACTTAGAAGTGGATGTGCGCGGATGTGCCCCTAAGCTTAGTTTATTTTTTTGATACTTACCACACTGAACAAGTGCTTCTTTAATTACCACCACTAGACAAGTGGAAGGAGCTTGTTGTTTACTTTCAATTATTTAAGCTTTCCCACTTAAAAGTGGATGTGCCCCCAAGCTTTCCCGTGAAAGTGGATATGCCATTGTAATTCCCGCTAAATAAGAATGTTTACTTTCCTCCAGTTTTGTAACGCATCCCACCAAATAAGTGGTATTGGTCCACTGACagtctaatgctttcattcaatagttgatttcaatttggttgcaaagtTGAACACTATATGCTTTCACCATGCCCTTTGCGAGCActaggtgatcagaaagtggaaaggAAATTGTTGTGTTTCATTTCAATTTAAAAGCTaaccagttttttttttaaaatagggtgTTTTTTCAGACCTTCAATCCTTTTGCTTGGATGTACATATAATGGCAAAGAATCTTCTAGACATCCACGCTTGAGTGGCCAAAAATTAACGAGCTCATTACTATGTTGTAGTTGGTGAATGGGGTTCTTTGTTTCAAGCAACATGAGGAGGCATTTTTAGCATCAAATCCCCGTGACACAAATGTCTATGTGAAAAGCAAGCATTCCATGAGGCCTTTTGTTCTAAATGTGGACTCTTCTCATGGTTGCAAGAGGGTGATGGTGGTTGGGCCATTTCATCCTTTTCCTCACCTTTGGTGTTCCCTTGGTTTCTCTAAGGGCGAGCTTATGAAATCCTTTTGGGCAGTCTTTGTTTCTATATTGTTGTTTGTTGCTTCTTGAGCCACTACACTTTCTAATGTTTTTGTCCAGTTGGACATCTTGCCCTTTTATTAGTTTTGTTGTATTTTGCTTGTTTCTGAATAATTGAGGCCCTCCGCATTATTCCAACttatgttatttaaaaaaatagcTAACTATCAAGCAGACCTTGTATTTCAGCTAATCCACTTTGTTAACAAAAAAAATTTTACTAATAAATTCAGATTTGATATGCTGAGGTAAAAAGCTAACAATAGTGATTGAATAAGAAACCTTAATAAACCTAGGCATTTATTTGTGCTATTATCGTCCAAAGCTACCTTTGCATTCCAAACAATCAATAATATCGCAGAGAATTTTTacaaatttcattttaaatcaaCTTTACAAGCAATTGAGTCCAATTTCAAACAGTGTTCAGCAGTTCTCAAGTGTAACCCGTGATTGCAACCTAAAAATCTTCTTGTTTTTTCAATCATCGATAAAAGTTTTTATGAGGGACGTTCATTCTGTGAAATAAGAACTTAAACTGTATATCAGCGCTTTCATGGAGGACGTAGAGAAATATCGGGAATCCACATGATTGTCCAAAAGATCTTCATATAAACTTGCTTTTGGTGGATGGATCTCTATGGCAAAATTTAACCATTAATCAAATATCTACATGCCTTATGAGCTCCATTATTACCAACATTGGCTCAATatgaatatcattttttttttcagtAGCATTTAATTCCATGGTAACAAAAGCTCTGTTATATTTACTGTTAATTGCAAttttaagtaataacatgaaaGTTCTAATGAGCGATTGAGAAGCTTAAATACACTCAAAATAACATTACTGAGCTTGGGTTTTCAGTCTGGAAATCTGATTTTTGGACAGAAAAAACCTTTCAAAAAGACCTAAATCTTTCTGTGAGTAATTATCAAAAGAATTGCTACATTTGGTTTGTTGATTGGACTGGAGTCTgttagatgaaaattttgaatgaaCATATACAGCTTAAGCAACACCATAAACAATAGCACCTCTCTATGATCATATTCCAGCTAGTAAGTCCTAGTTGATAGAAGGCCTCCAAACACCTTCATGCTATCAAAATGACATATAAACCTGGAATAATGGATGACAGAGTGTAATcataatgatggatcacagagtgtgaatcaaaacattgatgcaaaaagcatCCACGCAGTTACTACAAGAATGATGGATCacgagtgtgatccaaaacattgatgcaaaaagcatCCACATGGTTACTACAAGCATTCTCAATCACTTACATGGACTCTCGAAATATCACGTCTCTTAATGACAGTAATTTATTGTAGAAAATCTTAGACCCTTGAGCTTAGCAATGGTTGTGTGTCACAGCTTCTCCTACTAACTCCACTATAATGGAAGTATAGAACCAACTGTATGATTCCCAGGAAGCTCCCAATCCCATTGGGGACCTACAAAAGGGAGGAGATATCCAATGTTCATAAAACAGATTGTCACAGTAAATCATTAGATGGCCAACAAGCATTTCAATTAAGGCAAAATTTTGTCATGTAAATGAATAGAAGGTTGAGGAAAATACTCACTGAAACAAAAGGATCACGGCCAATAATGCCATATGCAAAGAAGGATGTGCTCATCAAAAATGTTGAAAGAGAAAGATAAAATGGCATGTACTCCACACTGTTTGTCTGAACTACCAGCCTCTGCACATTGACAGGAAAAGATATTTGTTACACATTCAAGAGAATTAAAACCATAAGTTCATTTTCAACCAGGCCTTGGATACTATCCATAATTTTTTCCAGAATCAACTTCGCGAGGGGTTTTTTACTTCTTCAAAGAGTTTAACCATTTAATGCTGATGACTGTTTCACTTAAAGAAAAAATTCAATGGAACTTATTTTCATTGGTGATTGATAACCATTTCTTAAATTTACTTCAGTATAACAACACGTGAAAGTGACCATAAATAAAGATCATCTCATCAGATATTTCAAATTTTCAAGATCGCATTCTATAGACATATCAAGGTAAGTTTCCTTTCTTTAAGAATACAAACCCTCTAGGCTCTAACATAGGGTCTTTAAACTAATAATCAAACAAAAACAGAGTCATGAATCCAAACAGACAAAAAGTTCTGGAAGAGTAAAGATGTCTGATACCCAGAGGTTCGTACAATGATAGATAATGGTGATGCAAACATGCAAACAAGAGACACTACGCTGAGGCATCCAATAAACATCATACGCAGTGGCTGCTTCATGAACTCATATGAAACCATGGCAATCGCTATAAATATACACAGAACCAATAACAGCATTGCTACTGTTTTAACCTGTCAATTGAAAAAGGCAAAAATGATAATCAGTTGTTACATTTTTTTTATTACACATGTTCAAACCACTaaaatgaaattaatattttttatcaaaGGAGAGCCTCGGTGTTTTGGGAATGACAAAATGCATATACATTTTGCACCATATGGATTCGCTCGTTAACTGCTTTACTAAAATCATGTTCTAAAGTTATAAAAATCTTTCAAAGATAAGAATAAGATAATCAAGTGTCGAAATTGCCATAATGTAATCATCAAAAAATGCAGAACTCAAATAAGAATTGATAATCATACATAATTACTGCATATGTAAGTAGGTGTCCAAATGCAATGCATATCATGTATAACATGCTTTGTGTAATACTTCACATAATACTCTGTAGGAATGGATCCTATCATGGATAATATGCAGTCCCCTTTTTTTCTAGGGGATGGAGGTAAGGACAAACAGGAACCGAAAAAGAGGACACCTGAAAATACTCCTAAAGTCCTAGAAATGACATTTGAATAGGAAAGTACATCCTAGAAATGATATTTGAGTAGTGAAATTAACACAGGAACATGTATAGGGGAAAAGGGACAGAGACCAAGAGGCTGGGATGCATCAAGTTACAACAATACGAAATGAATTGAGATGAATGAGAAAACAGAtcacaaaataaaaaaacataccTGTGCTTCCTTCTTAGAATATGCAATATAGATGCAGATGTAGAAGAGTTGAAAAATTGCTCCTGTCCCATTGACCGTGGTTAATAGAACATTGTCATCGGATACAATGGGAAGACCATACCAAGTGCAAATCAAACAATTCAAGAGAGCAAAGATATACGGCAGCCCCGAAAATTGTTCAGTTGACTTATGCCTCCTCACTTTGACAAATGTAGGTCTGCAACCGCAATAAATACATTTTGTTAAGCAAGAAATCAAGAGTATTTTACCAGACCCTTTGAGCCATCCATGATCATAGGTAGAATGGACAGGAGTATTGGAAATTCACTTTATATTTCTCTTTCAAACAAGTAAAGCAGGGTAGAAAGAGGTAAGCTTACATTGGGGACAAGAAGAGCACTAGCGCAAACAAATTGCCTGTACATAGGACAAAAAATTATTCAGTATCAAATTAAAAAGGAAGCAGATTTTCTCATTAAACCAATAATTAACATGCATCATctcaaagaaagagaaaaatgtgtgtgtgtgcgtgtgtgcatgtgcatgtgtgagAGAGCACAAATTTTGAACAGAATTTATTCTGTAGATTCCTCTAATGCCATTATGCCAAGTTAAAATAAAGTCTGAAATTTTCAAGTCTTTGATGATCTGACAATGGATAAAATTCAGTTTAGTAAAATTTATTTGACCTAAGTAGAAATTCTTAACAGAGTTCGATGCAAATATGTAAGTTCATTAATTAATAAGCAACCGAATTGATAAAATTCATCTGCCACTTAAGTGACCTGATCCACTTACGATGCAAACATCTAAATCGGAAACGTATGCTCAACATTGATGATTCTGGTAACTAGTTAGATAGCCAAACATTGCGTTGGCTTTAAAGTTTGGTCTTAAATTTAAGTTTTATCAACGCTATTGAGCTTCACAATTTCCCTTAAACCCCAGACATTATTAAAAGTTTAAGATGCTATATTATATTGTACAGATAGTAATGGATACACAAATAAAAGTTAAGCAAATTCTAGCAAGTTTGAAGTCAACAGAATAGTAGATCATACCTTCAGTATTTGCTCCATACTATTCACCTTCATTGGGTGCTTACTAATTACTCATCTCATATCATGAGGTGCTGTATAAATGTAAACCATAAAGCAATCCTTGAGAAAGGATTGAAGTCCTTAAAGCCTAAAAAAAGTGTTTGTAATGGATTGAATTTTGGTTTTTACTTTTGATAACCGATGAGGGTTTCATGTTTGCATTAACTCCACATTATCATGGAAGCATAAGTCCACCATGATATGAGACAAGTTTTGTTGTGCATACCAATAGGCAAAAACTTGGCAGACATTAAAAATGCTGGATTCGCTATTGCAACATCCATTTATAAAACTTTGAATATGAAGAATGATTCTCCCTATAGAAGAAAGTAATTCTAAAAAATGTTCCAAAACAACACTTAAAAGTTACAAAAAGttcaactgaaaaaaaaaaaaagttacaaaAAGTTCACAACCTTTTCCCTGATTAGGACTTAAATAGATATATGAAAAAGTAAATTTTGGATTTACCAAAAAATTCAGATAACCATAGGAGACAAATTTGATACTGagttttcattcaataatttcagaTAACCACGGGATAGAAAATTCATTCTGAGTTTTGACACATATGTGGCTTGCCTGTCCTACTCCTTTTTGTGTGCACAGCAAAATCCTTAAAAATTGAGCTCCTCACAGAATGACTGTCAATACCAAAATAAACACATAATTTTTCCATAGTTGGGGAGTAAAAGCCTTCTAATACTTATCAAAAACATTATTTTCTTATAGTTACTGTAAAACAGATTAGACAAATTTTGTTTAGACTTCTAATGTCATGGCCTAGCACAAATGTGTTTCACGTATCTCAATCCCACTTGTATGGGGTACCGTCCTTATGAGTATTCACAGAAGGCTGGACAAAATCAAAATTCACCAGTAAATCAACATAATCTTTTCCTGTCTATGGATGTCATCTAATGCTTAATAGGAGGTGTTTTCTAATAATTTCACAAAACCAAGTGAAACAAATTTGATTCTATGATCTAATCCCTCCATCTGGACATATGCAACTTACGTGTATTACTCCAGCTTGGATGCAGTA encodes:
- the LOC131072496 gene encoding bidirectional sugar transporter SWEET2b — protein: MASEGTWHFAAGIAGNLFALVLFLSPIPTFVKVRRHKSTEQFSGLPYIFALLNCLICTWYGLPIVSDDNVLLTTVNGTGAIFQLFYICIYIAYSKKEAQVKTVAMLLLVLCIFIAIAMVSYEFMKQPLRMMFIGCLSVVSLVCMFASPLSIIRLVVQTNSVEYMPFYLSLSTFLMSTSFFAYGIIGRDPFVSVPNGIGSFLGIIQLVLYFHYSGVSRRSCDTQPLLSSRV